The Bombus terrestris chromosome 9, iyBomTerr1.2, whole genome shotgun sequence genome contains a region encoding:
- the LOC100651808 gene encoding ribosome maturation protein SBDS, protein MSKIFTPTNQIRLTNVAVVRMKKAGKRFEIACYRNKVISWRNKLEKDIDEVLQTHTVFINVSKGQVAKKEDLVKAFGTDDQTEICKEILTKGELQVSDKERHLALDSMFKDIATTVANKCINPETKRPYTVTMIEKAMKDTHFSVKPNRNAKQQALDVIPQLQTIMPLERAQMRLRVLASGKEAKKIRDKIVKSITKLETEEWDNGTLNLICLIDPGHYREINELVTSETKGSGLLELLNLKEIVEGDEVLE, encoded by the exons ATGTCGAAAATATTTACGCCAACAAATCAAATAAGATTAACTAACGTTGCCGTGGTTCGTATGAAAAAAGCAGGAAAGCGATTTGAAATTGCTTGTTATAGGAACAAGGTTATCTCATGGAGAAATAAACT AGAAAAAGACATCGATGAAGTTTTACAAACACATACAGTATTTATAAACGTTTCAAAAGGTCAAGTAGCAAAGAAGGAAGATCTTGTAAAAGCTTTTGGTACGGATGATCAGACAGAAATTTGTAAAGAGATTCTCACAAAAGGAGAACTTCAGGTTTCTGACAAAGAACGGCATTTGGCTTTAGATTCTATGTTTAAAGACATTGCTACGACTGTCGCTAACAAATGTATAAATCCAGAAACTAAACGTCCATATACAGTAACTATGATAGAAAAAGCCATGAAGGATACACATTTTTCAGTAAAGCCAAACCGAAATGCGAAACAGCAAGCTTTGGATGTAATTCCTCAATTACAGACTATAATGCCATTAGAACGAGCTCAAATGAGACTCAGAGTTTTAGCCTCAGGTAAGGAGGCTAAAAAGATAAGAGATAAAATAGTGAAGTCAATAACAAAATTAGAGACAGAAGAATGGGATAACGGAACGTTAAATTTGATTTGTTTAATTGATCCTGGACATTATAGAGAGATAAATGAATTAGTAACATCTGAAACTAAAGGTTCTGGATTATTGGAATTacttaatttaaaagaaattgttgAGGGGGATGAAGTTttggaataa
- the LOC100651926 gene encoding corrinoid adenosyltransferase yields MEVVRSVWKNPVLLYKTVLRASFRNSSSSASKVTKKENVSMQDNDLQLSSIDTDIIAQNDVTFNALVSTEELLAQIGLAREFATDSKVEHPYVDKLKRVQMILFDLSHAISKPIPGKAKAFESKHINDLDEWIAEYANQLPPQETYIIPGGGKACSMLHSAKAICKRVERNVASLVQHGLLNKEAQIYLNKLQNFLLTTSRIAAKCDQRTENIYIPRVEVEKNEDN; encoded by the exons ATGGAAGTAGTTAGAAGTGTATGGAAAAATCCTGTTTTGTTGTATAAAACCGTCTTACGGGCATCATTTAGAAATAG TAGCAGTTCAGCATCAAAAGtaacaaaaaaggaaaatgttTCTATGCAAGACAACGATTTACAATTATCAAGTATAGACACAGATATAATTGCGCAAAATGATGTAACATTTAATGCTCTTGTTTCAACAGAAGAGTTATTAGCACAAATAGGGTTGGCAAGGGAATTTGCGACAGATAGTAAAGTTGAACATCCTTATGTTGATAAATTAAAGAGGGTGCAAATGATTCTGTTTGATTTGAGTCATGCTATATCAAAACCAATACCCGGAAAAGCTAAAGCATTTGAAAGTAAACATATTAATGATTTGGACGAATGGATAGCAGAATATGCCAATCAACTACCTCCCCAGGAAACATATATTATTCCG GGTGGTGGTAAAGCTTGTTCTATGCTACATTCAGCAAAAGCGATATGCAAACGTGTAGAACGAAATGTTGCATCTTTAGTTCAACATGGCTTATTAAATAAGGAAgcacaaatatatttaaacaaattacAAAACTTTCTATTAACAACCTCACGAATTGCAGCAAAATGTGATCAACGtacagaaaatatatatattcctagAGTAGAGGTTGAAAAAAATGAGGATAACTGA
- the LOC100652045 gene encoding alsin, which yields MEKHMHLWRGVDKLSYIFGDQPNGIICRLVTIKDHIFVATTTNSLYYGEVSFLENSPPSLVFKRAQFDVIDIASNSDYLFIVDNNGHVLKVNPQDMNVEDTIILKEEVKCCSHGYKQESEIIKVKSIAVSDQAALFVTENGQLWASGNQSQIDINSTEPKKVKFFEGRTVSAVACGSNFNVVAVRKTPKALKDDTDSENELEEEVFVNSCPQCLNTVLLSPTSLTSSDTCPTGLHVQQSSEDHSTNSISALSVASKEQQISFAENSKKEQISEVVENGELCANNPIDSEKEEKRNVIFINTEAARQFLTRQLSWVSSYGSVKEDIPLDNIEKPTRLIKQNVSNVANLVYEGVKNVGGKVVTLSRHMSGSSDINEFKDDSSEHLELGDEYPKPAATSLALSLRCEEFPWSSSTGSSEHELSQQGLNERISTLTRTGNSILSTELWTWGDIQYGQLGTGDIVKRSRPILVAKLSNTGLRKISCGAFHILALTLDGRVFAWGRNNHKQVTLESNVYQSAPRLFTTKLFPNERAKDMAAGSFHSLVMMHHGLYFIGQSSKTGEMFQLDIETSNKCSPQQIFSSGNYSCCSVINEPKINISEDLINEQIFLEEILIVYQNLIRPFQKRGGAMQESNVYETLCRCYTELLSFSVLNVISLWDYFNHIGEAYEVTIVANVEEYITVYKYYLNAVCDIISLSGFTYIAKIIEIPQVITNLFMDKLKTNETKKVADEITITMALQHPLHKLDRYKNMVLNLMKCNGARMGVERLQEALIKWEQICDDQEKQQKEAEATKLFWESSGKLGELLRFPDRRLIRESRAHPLSILNSGRFSTHWFVLLTDIFIHVTGTSHVVYPLKTLWVEPLPDSEIVQNAISVVAPEDTFVLYTPTPSERNEWLYALQNGIKCSLQRVIGHAPPIVRSSSFSFTKHSVFKDAKYTGRWLSGKPHGSGKLEWSDGRKYAGQFHKGIIHGTGKMEIPSQGVYEGQWKDGQQNGYGTMKYNNGDFYEGYFKDGLPHGHGVKKEGHFMASVASVYIGEWAAGVKQGYGIMDDIMTGEKYLGSWSNGMKHGCGLIVTLDGIYYEGVFMQDVLTGHGVMVFEDGTHYEGEFKSAGIFYGKGTLTFTSGDRLEGNMNGAWNEGVKVIATLHMNKASGNIQTNSKPTSFGKLCVSPDQKWKAIFRQCYQQLGVPEPGSKAIGITDKSAETQRVWQNIASIITKSHQKALQRKKLLTITSTSKEKNNEVIDELDKIPCFGRDKLTIQSYREIHKYLIKAFDSSLHPLGALLTEVAAVYTATYGGVRVHPLLLSHAVSELRSITSRIYEIATLLFPALPRGGKEYVLETENEEEDQVISAAAILHPILLPRVHSALFVLYALHNKKEDDAYWERLMKWNKQPDITLMAFLDIDQKFWKNTNVMNLNENGLPYQSEPYFSEAIETLQQLKTTFSPLEKLLVVRNTFEQMTQAVQKQLGTTYLWTMDELFPVFCFVVVRASVLQLGSEIHFIEDFMEPYLQNGELGIMFTTLKACYYQILQEKINVGD from the exons ATGGAGAAACACATGCATTTATGGAGAGGTGTTGATAAGTTATCATACATTTTCGGTGACCAACCAAATGGCATAATTTGTAGACTGGTTACCATTAAAGATCACATTTTTGTAGCAACAACTACTAACAGTCTATACTATGGAGAGGTATCATTTTTGGAGAACAGTCCTCCGTCATTGGTTTTCAAAAGGGCTCAATTTGATGTGATCGATATAGCATCCAATtcggattatttatttattgtagatAATAATGGACATGTTTTGAAAGTAAATCCTCAGGATATGAATGTAGAAGATACGATAATTCTAAAAGAAGAAGTTAAATGTTGTAGTCATGG ATATAAACAAGAAAGCGAAATTATCAAAGTGAAATCAATAGCTGTTAGTGATCAAGCAGCGTTATTTGTAACAGAAAACGGACAACTTTGGGCTAGTGGAAATCAATCTCAAATAGATATTAACAGTACAGAGCCTAAAAAGGTGAAGTTTTTTGAGGGTAGAACTGTGTCTGCTGTTGCATGTGGTTCAAACTTTAATGTAGTTGCAGTGAGAAAAACACCAAAAGCTTTAAAAGATGATACTGACAGCGAGAATGAATTAGAAGAAGAAGTTTTCGTTAATTCATGCCCTCAGTGTCTCAACACCGTGCTGTTAAGTCCTACAAGTCTAACATCATCAGATACTTGCCCTACTGGACTTCATGTACAGCAATCTAGCGAAGATCACTCAACCAATTCTATTAGCGCTTTATCTGTTGCTAGTAAAGAACAACAGATTTCATTTGCCGAAAACAGTAAAAAGGAACAAATCTCTGAAGTGGTAGAAAATGGTGAACTGTGTGCCAATAATCCTATAGAttctgaaaaagaagaaaaaaggaatgttatttttataaatacagaaGCTGCAAGGCAATTCTTAACTAGACAATTATCATGGGTTTCATCTTATGGAAGTGTTAAAGAAGATATACCTTTAGATAACATTGAAAAACCGACTagattaataaaacaaaatgtatCTAATGTAGCTAATTTAGTATATGAAGGAGTGAAAAACGTGGGAGGTAAAGTTGTTACATTATCCAGGCATATGAGTGGAAGTTCAGATATAAATGAGTTTAAAGATGACAGTAGTGAACATTTGGAACTAGGAGATGAATATCCAAAACCTGCTGCTACCAGTTTGGCACTCAGTTTACGCTGTGAAGAATTTCCTTGGTCATCAAGTACTGGTTCCTCGGAGCATGAATTGTCTCAACAAGGATTAAATGAAAGAATCAGTACATTAACTCGTACTGGCAATAGTATTCTATCTACTGAACTTTGGACATGGGGTGATATTCAATATGGACAATTAGGAACAGGAGATATTGTTAAACGGTCGCGACCTATTTTGGTGGCAAAACTCAGTAATACTGGACTTAGAAAAATTTCATGTGGTGCATTTCATATTCTTGCTCTAACTCTAGATGGAAGAGTTTTTGCTTGGGGCAGGAATAACCATAAACAAGTGACATTGGAATCGAATGTGTATCAGAGTGCACCTCGTTTATTTACTACCAAATTATTTCCAAACGAAAGAGCTAAAGACATGGCAGCTGGTAGTTTTCATAGTTTAGTTATGATGCATCATGGTTTATACTTTATTGGACAATCAag TAAAACTGGTGAAATGTTCCAACTTGATATTGAGACAAGCAATAAGTGCAGTCCCCAACAAATTTTTAGCTCTGGTAACTACAGTTGTTGTTCTGTGATAAACGAACCTAAGATAAATATCTCTGAGGATTTGATAAATGAACAAATCTTCTTggaagaaatattaattgtttacCAAAATTTAATTAGGCCGTTCCAGAAAAGAGGAGGTGCTATGCAAGAATCAAATGTTTACGAAACATTATGTCGATGTTATACTGAGTTATTAAGTTTCAGTGTATTAAATGTTATTAGTTTATGGGATTATTTTAATCATATTGGTGAAGCATATGAAGTGACAATTGTAGCTAACGTTGAAGAATATATtactgtatataaatattacttaaatgCAGTGTGTGACATAATTTCTTTGAGTGGATTTACATATAttgcgaaaataattgaaataccacaagtaataacaaatttatttatggataaattaaaaactaatgaaactaAAAAAGTTGCTGATGAAATTACAATTACTATGGCATTACAACATCCACTACATAAACTGGATAG ATATAAGAATATGGTATTaaatttgatgaaatgtaaTGGTGCAAGAATGGGAGTAGAACGATTACAAGAAGCTTTAATAAAGTGGGAACAAATATGTGATGATCAGGAGAAACAACAAAAAGAAGCTGAAGCAACTAAATTATTTTGGGAAAGTTCTGGAAAACTTGGAGAATTATTAAGATTTCCTGATAGAAGACTTATTAGAGAGTCACGAGCACATCCTTTATCGATACTTAATTCTGGAAGATTTTCTACACATTGGTTTGTTTTATTAACTGATATATTTATCCATGTTACTGGTACATCTCATGTGGTATATCCACTTAAAACTCTATGGGTAGAACCTTTACCAGACTCTGAAATAGTACAA AATGCTATATCAGTAGTAGCTCCAGAGGACACATTTGTATTATATACTCCAACACCTTCTGAACGAAATGAATGGCTGTATGCTTTACAAAATGGCATAAAATGTAGTCTACAAAGAGTTATTGGACATGCGCCTCCAATAGTACGTTCTAGCTCATTCTCATTCACTAAGCACAGTGTTTTCAAAGATGCAAAATATACTG GACGCTGGTTAAGTGGTAAGCCGCACGGTTCTGGAAAATTAGAATGGTCTGATGGACGAAAATATGCAGGACAATTTCATAAAGGTATTATTCATGGTACTGGTAAAATGGAAATTCCATCACAAGGTGTATACGAAGGACAGTGGAAAGATGGTCAACAGAATGGATATGGGACGATGAA ATACAATAATGGAGACTTTTATGAAGGATATTTCAAAGACGGATTACCACATGGTCATGGTGTTAAAAAGGAAGGTCATTTTATGGCATCTGTAGCATCTGTTTATATTGGGGAATGGGCTGCAGGTGTTAAACAGGGATATGGAATTATGGACGACATTATGACAG GCGAGAAATACTTAGGATCATGGAGTAATGGTATGAAACATGGTTGTGGTTTAATAGTAACTTTAGATGGTATTTACTATGAAGGAGTTTTCATGCAAGACGTTTTAAcg GGTCATGGAGTCATGGTGTTTGAAGATGGTACTCATTACGAAGGTGAATTTAAATCAGCTGGTATTTTTTATGGTAAAGGTACTTTAACTTTCACTAGTGGTGACAGACTAGAAGGTAATATGAATGGTGCATGGAACGAAGGAGTAAAAGTTATTGCGACATTACATATGAATAAAGCTAGCGGAAATATACAAACTAATTCGAAACCGAC ATCTTTTGGCAAATTATGTGTATCACCAGATCAAAAATGGAAAGCTATATTTAGGCAATGTTATCAGCAACTTGGTGTACCTGAACCAGGTTCGAAAGCTATAGGCATAACTGATAAGTCTGCAGAGACACAACGTGTTTGGCAAAATATTGCTAGTATAATAACTAAATCACATCAAAAAGCTTTACAACGAAAAAAACTTCTGACAATTACTAGTACCAGtaaagagaaaaataacgaaGTAATTGATGAGTTGGATAAAATTCCGTGTTTTGGGAGAGATAAACTTACAATACAAAGCTATAGAGAAATTCATAAGTACTTGATTAAAGCGTTTGATAGCTCACTTCACCCATTAGGAGCGCTTTTAACAGAAGTTGCCGCTGTATATACAGCTACGTATGGTGGTGTAAGAGTTCATCCTTTATTACTCAGTCATGCTGTGTCTGAACTTCGTAGTATCACATCAAGAATATATGAAATAGCTACTCTGTTATTTCCGGCGTTACCCCGAGGTGGTAAAGAATACGTATTAGAAacagaaaatgaagaagaaga TCAAGTTATAAGTGCTGCAGCAATACTTCATCCAATATTGTTACCTCGTGTGCATTCTGCACTTTTTGTACTGTATGCTTTACATAATAAGAAAGAAGATGATGCCTATTGGGAAAGATTAATGAAATGGAACAAGCAACCTGATATAACGCTAATGGCTTTTTTGGATATCGATCA aaaattttggaAGAATACAAACGTAATGAATTTAAACGAAAACGGGTTACCGTATCAAAGTGAACCGTACTTTAGCGAGGCAATAGAAACATTACAACAATTGAAAACCACGTTTTCACCGTTAGAAAAGTTATTAGTCGTTAGGAATACATTTGAACAAATGACACAA GCAGTTCAAAAGCAATTGGGGACTACATATTTATGGACAATGGATGAATTATTTCCTGTGTTTTGTTTTGTTGTTGTCCGTGCCAGCGTATTACAATTGGGCAGTGAAATACATTTTATAGAAGATTTTATGGAGCCTTATTTACAAAATGGAGAACTTGGAATTATGTTCACTACCCTTAAG gCCTGCTACTACCAAATATTACAAGAAAAAATTAATGTGGGTGACTGA
- the LOC100652165 gene encoding dnaJ homolog shv, whose protein sequence is MFVVTSARMAAIKLMWSLLINLIICVILTVAGRDFYAILGIPSTASQHAIKKAYRKLAKELHPDKNKDDPNASQKFQDLGAAYEVLSDNEKREMYDRCGEECLKKDGMMNNADPFASFFGDFGFHFGGESHHQQETPKGSNIVMDLVVTLEELYSGNFIEITRNKPVTKAAKGTRKCNCRQELVTRNLGNGRFQMMQQSVCSECPNVKFVTEERVLEVEVEPGMVDGQETKFIAEGEPHLDGEPGDLILKIRTQPHPVFERIGDDLYTNVTISMQDALIGFKMDIEHLDGHKVAIQRDKVTKPGARIRKKGEGMPNYENNNLHGTLYITFDVAFPETEFTDTQKEEIKTLLQQDSVSRIYNGIRGN, encoded by the exons ATGTTTGTTGTAACGTCTGCTAGAATGGCAGCGATAAAATTGATGTGgtctttattaataaatttaataatatgtgTAATTCTAACTGTGGCAGG GAGAGATTTTTATGCCATTTTAGGCATACCGTCGACAGCAAGCCAACACGCGATAAAAAAGGCATACAGAAAATTGGCAAAAGAATTACATCCTGACAAAAATAAAGACGATCCGAATGCCTCTCAGAAATTTCAAGATCTGGGTGCAGCCTACGAGGTTCTGTCAGAtaatgaaaagagagaaatgtaTGACAGATGCGGAGAGGAATGTTTGAAAAAGGACGGTATGATGAATAATGCCGATCCATTTGCAAGTTTCTTTGGTGATTTTGGCTTCCATTTTGGCGGAGAATCTCATCACCAGCAAGAAACACCTAAAGGATCTAATATTGTAATGGACTTGGTAGTTACTTTAGAAGAATTATATAGTGGAAATTTTATAGAG ATAACAAGAAATAAGCCAGTTACGAAGGCAGCAAAAGGAACAAGAAAGTGTAATTGTAGACAAGAATTGGTTACTCGGAATTTAGGAAATGGAAGATTTCAAATGATGCAACAATCAGTTTGTTCAGAATGTCCAAATGTTAAATTTGTTACAGAAGAACGTGTATTGGAGGTTGAAGTAGAACCTGGCATGGTAGATGGACAAGAAACTAAATTCATAGCAGAAGGTGAACCACATTTGGATGGGGAACCTGGAGATTTAATCTTAAAAATACGAACACAACCACATCCAGTTTTTGAAAGAATTGGCGACGATCTATATACAAACGTTACTATATCTATGCAGGACGCATTAATAGGTTTTAAAATGGATATAGAACACTTAGATGGTCACAAGGTAGCTATTCAGAGGGATAAAGTAACCAAACCGGGAGCCCGTAttaggaaaaaaggagaaggcaTGCCTAATTATGAGAATAATAATCTTCATGGCAccttatatattacatttgacGTTGCTTTTCCCGAGACAGAATTCACGGATACTCAAAAAGAAG AAATAAAAACTCTACTACAACAAGATTCTGTAAGTCGAATTTATAATGGAATAAGGGGAAATTAA